In Carassius carassius chromosome 27, fCarCar2.1, whole genome shotgun sequence, the sequence AAATAAGAAGCCTTGGACAAACTATGCAAATATTTTTcctaaaaaatgttttcaaatagcaCCTGATGGAGTTTGAACTTCACATTAAACTGCTTCTGTTTCACACAAATGCCAGCACAGACGTGCATGTTCGAATGCGGAGCCATTgcgaaagttaaaaaaaatgctgtgcacTCCGCCACGTGAAATAAGTTTGCGTGCACTCAAAGCGAACTTCCGGCAACACTGCGATGATGTCATATTTTCCGCATTCACCCaagaaaacttattttttattttatttaaatgtatgtgtgtgtacttctaacatgtttggttggtaaaataaatgttgtgaaTCTTTcgtgtctggaatggatgtattcttgagtctttaaggtaaaaataatataataagataaccttgtttgaaatgggtttggctaaaagaAAATGTTAGTTTcgtctatactactaggtacttGACTGTGTTAAATAGAATAGCATTAccaaaaagagactaaaatacaattttcattgattaaatgtcatcagtttttgTTGACTCAagctagactaaaatgtaatcagttttcGTCAACTAAAACTAtactaaaaagagtatgaacatgactaaaactaataaaaactgaaatgacagcttcacacaaagactagactaaaactaaaataagcagcaaacactcaaggtgggtttggtgaacacggggataaaaagtaccccatgtgaacaatgaaatatacagctgtatttttattgtcgtgggcctatatttctgctggaggtcctggttGTCTTGTTCAGAcaaatggcatctttgattctatcaaataccagcagataaaaaaatctaaaaaagttactgactctgttagaaatcgtataatgggccatgtttagatccaactgtacaataatccaaacaccaacctcaaaaacaacacaacaatgggtcactgggcacaaaaccaagcttctgctatggccattccagtcctctgacctgaaccctacagaaaatgaaaggagtgaactgaagagaagcaccaacatggagctgggaatccaAAGGGTCTGGaatgattctggatgaaggaatgttCTCTGAACTCTTTTCAGGTGTTCTcaaacctcatcaggcattataggagaacattaagagctgttaaactgtcaaattaaggtatcaaaaagtattgaataaaagggtgccattaattgtggccaatgtgtattagagaaaaacatttatttcataatgaaatttcccccccattttaaattattattatccaatgaaaggttagatttttgtgatttttttttttttcttttttttttttaaacaaaagatcaaaaggattaacaatgcagattcattttcacagccttatttgattatatttaccaagggtgctgaTATTTTTGGCCTTGACTGTATTCACGATTTAGTTTTAACCCAAATGCATGCACTAATGGAGCGAACAGCAATCGAGATCTCGTTTCCACTGTGGACCGCTTCATTCACACCCTGTCAGAGGGAAACCGTCTTGATCACTCTGACCTCTGGGGATTTCGCAAACAACCCCGGCCAGAGTTGAGGGAGCAGACAAGGGATCTGTGCTTTACCACACATGCATTGGACGTCTAATCGAGGTCTGTGTATGTAAACATGACTTTGTCCAGTGTCCTTAGGCTTTGGCTCAGcctgaaatattattatgttttcagTCACAAGTGGGGGATGTAAAGCATTTACATCTCCCCAAAATGTAATGGGCTTCCCGTTTGAGGAGTTCCCAACAGTGCAAGGTTGAAATGTAATGTGAAACATAAATATCTGGATGGAGCAAAAGCTCTTCATCTGGATACAGCAAAACCCAGTCTTCCACCTCCCCAAGAAAATACATATTATTGCCAGGTCAGTTCAAAGGAAGATATCTGGTTTTCTAGAAATTATACATTGCACCGATGGCGTGAACTTGAAGCCTTGAGCGCTGAAGGCCAAAGCAAGGTCACAGGCCAAAGTTAGGAGATTACAGAGAACTAAAAAGAGATGTGAAGTACTGTAGACATTGTTAAGCTTGAGTAAACAAGCCAGTTGTGCCTCTGTGTCAGATTGCATTAGCATGACATCAGTGGGAGGGTTTGAATAAGTCAGAATCCTCCAGCATTATTGTAATGGTATTCAAGAGCAGAAGTAAACATCAAAGCTCTGCTTATGTAGTCAGTTTGGTTTGCTTGTATTGTTCATTTCGTTTGCCTTCCTTCCAGATTAGAACACAGATTTTACACACTTGATTGCCTttcctttacatttttttcagaaattaaatattaattttttagattacaattataaatagtttttaaatattttagataattataatttattcaaataaatttgatttgattttccaGATCCCGTGACTGTCTTGTTGACGTTTAATGTATTCTCTACCCccacctctctctcttttccagGAATGACGGACATAGCTGCAGTGTTGCCACATTCATACAGGTCTGATTGAGCGCAGCCGTGAGCTACTCAGTGCGTCGACGCTTAGATGGAATGATCCAGCAGGGTGACtaagaggaggaagaagggggGAGAGAATGGGTGTGAATGCCTCCAGCTACCCTCACTCGTGCTCACCTCGATTCGGGGGTAACTCACAGACCCAGCAGACCTTCATAGGTAAACTCACATTTCAGTGCTATTATAGAGACATTTGTTGTTCCTAGTTTAGCAACTATTGTGATCGATAACAATagaaaggttataaatagaaaaaaatatgacatttttggGGTTTCAGATGGCATATATCAGACCCAAATTCAATGGATCACATTGCAATATGATGAATTTTTTTCTATTACAAGAAAAGGAAAACTCTCAAAGACAGAAGTTCATCTTTGGgtagaatataaaataattctacatttgtttgtttaaaaaacaaaaacaaagaacaatGTTCATGTTCAAAGGCAGTTCAACAGCACAGAGAAATAGAATCTCATTAAATTATTGACTTCACCAGCTGGGACAGTCTTCATATTCTTTGACTGTAACATCTTgtctgtattcatttatttaaaggctTGGAAATTGTATCACAACTGTCGGCAGTTGCttcgtaatttttttctttcagtatcCCACAGAGTCTGGCTTTAACAGCATATTCTGATGTGAATATTTTCATGTCTTTGAGATCAGTAAAGTAATGGTGCTTTTAAAATGCTAAGCCATGCATGACAGTGGGCCTACAATGAGAAATGGAACATTGGATTGAGACATAAAGTGTCGTCAGGGAGATATTAGCCATGCTGGGGAGGACATTAGATGACTTCATAGTTTCCTTTTTTGGCAGGTGAAAATTTTGAGATTTAGAGGGGGGAAAGTTAAAAGTGCACATTAAGTGGTTTGGGGATACATACTTTCCTTTTTGAAGTTGGAATTGTTTATGCAATGCTACGTCAAGAAGTGATATTTTGcatgcttaaaataaaaaaattaaaaaaattatttccattATTTTAGACATTGTCACTCTACTAATTTAAAAACGTCTCAATCCATAATATCACTTAAATTTCTCCAGAGCATCTATTCATTTTTTGTCATAGTCTCATCTTTCTTATGCCTAATTTATGTGAAAAGAAGTTTGGGGATGCATACTTTACTGTTTGAAATTTTAATGTTTATCTGCAGTACTCCTTCAAGGAATGAtcataataaatgaatataaaaaatagggaattacatattttgatttcatattttcatttctgtagaatattaagtaaagtcTTGTCCACACGCATCACTGAAAGGGTCAGtacacccaaaattgaaaattctgtcatttaatttctcaccttcaagtcattccaaacccataagaccttcattcatcttcggaagacaaattaagacatttttgatgaaatccaagagctttctgaccctgtacAGACAGAAGTGCAACTGATACCTTCCCAGGCCCAAGAACATAGCATGGACATTGGTAAAATAgtccatcagtgattcaaccacaattttacgaagctacaagaatacttttttgtgcacaaagtaaaccaaaataactttattaaacagttttttttccctGCGTTACTGTCTTATGCCATTATCGAGAGTACCACGATAATTGCGAACATTTCAGTTTCATTTCAATTTGTGTTCTTAAcaatgaatgaaggtcttactggcttgaaacaacatgagggtgagtaaacaattttcatttttgggagaactatccctttaaatttgtctaaacaatgaattaattattttttgactGCAGTTATAGAGACACAATTATAGAGAAACATTTTTGTACTCTCATTGCATTCAATTTACTCCATCAGTCCAGTGTCATTAAAAGTAAAGTGTATTTCAGAATTGTTCTGAAGCACTTGGAAAAAGCAAAGCCCTGTGGTGTTGCACTTATTTGGAATAAACTTTAATTATAATGTCAGCAGACCTCACAATGCATATTTTACGGCTGACAACTTTGAAGGTCTCCAGACTACCAAGTcggtaataaaaaaatttaaatgtgacggtaccaggtttctttaagtaccggtagtaacAAGGttccgttcaaacccggttcagcgctatgatttccgcgaagcagaaaacgaggatggAATCTCAAagtccagtcatgaaaatgaaacttacattttaatatggacagtcatggaatttgtcaaagttagcataaattaatcaaatcaagtctccatatggaccagtatctgtaaatgttaagccgaaaaagtttttttaaatatgaatccgtgttctgcgcgtctctgtgtgaattaatgaatggcagagacgtgcaggtttatttactacatagactgaagcgcatgacgcttgcattaatttcagcatctgagcttcagagttctctctccatcaagcgttCTGAACTATTTAGTTCAtttcaatggacgcacagcgcacctgtatttgatgctctttaaactctttgtgaaggcccacgactcaccgtcgctttactgatagcgctgtttctcacatatgcaaagagagagagagagcgagagtcttaccacgctgaatcgacacgctatatgtaaactattatttgttgtcttctcctgtcaaaataatggagttcatttagaattattcatattcattttcgaacaagcagaagacatacatagtaaaatgtatgtgatactgctactcctgttgaaaaaatttataaaacttgatttttttaaagaaataaatcacaatatttcttccatgttttaattttaatagcaaattatttaccaaaaataaaatgtttaaatttcataaattaaaagacaaattaaatttgggtgaaacttgtttactgtttttcataattatataacttgtagaaaaactttaaacacaattgtaaataagtataaagaatggcattggttttatttttagtgctaaaaagttatttttttttaattagcatatttttattacattagttttgctttggtaccgaaattggtaccgagaaccgtggattttcactggtatcggtaccgaatactgaaattttggtaccgtgacacaCTACTCCAGACTCTTACACAGCGTGTGTCTTTTCTGTCACCAGGCGCCTCCTATGCACCACAGGGTTATGGCGGCGAGTCCAAGCTCTACAGCCTAGAACATGGCCCTGAAAAACCTCAggacaagaagaaaaaaagctcCGGTTTGGCCACCCTCAAGAGGAGATTCATTAAGCGACGCAAATCCAGTCGGTCTGCTGATCATGCGCGACAGATGCGCGAGCTTCTATCGGGTTGGGACGTGCGTGACGTCAATGCCCTGGTGGAGGAGTATGAGGGCACAGCAGCACTCAAAGAGCTCAGTCTGCAGGCGGGCTTGGCCCGTCCCGAGGCTCGCACCCTGCAGCGTGATTTAGCCACCCTTTATCAGCACAAGTACTGCACTGATGTGGACCTGATCTTCCAGGATTCCTGCTTCCCAGCACACCGTGCCATTCTGGCTGCCCGCTGCCCGTTCTTCAAGACCTTGCTTTCATCATCACCGGTTTACGGGGCAGAAGTGTTGTTAGACGTTGGAACGGTGGGAATGGATGCGCCCATGTTCTCCTCATTGCTGCATTACCTCTATACAGGTGAGCTGGGCTCAGAGGATGTGAGGTTGCAGAATGTGGATGTGCTGGTCAGATTGAGCGAGGAGTTCGGTACGCCCAACTCCTTAGAAGCCGACATGCGAAACCTCAGTGAGCACATGCCGTATTTTGACTCACTGCTGAGCTTCTCTTCAGACTCTGAGCTGGTGGAGGCTTTCGGAGCAGGTGGGCCTGTTCCAAGTGGCACAGGAGTTGGAAACGCAGGGGTGAACCATAGCTCTCCTGATGAGGAGCTAAGGGCCCACAAGGCAGTGCTCTCGGCGCGCTCCCACTTCTTTCGCAACCTGCTGCAACGACGCATCCGCTCAGGTGAGGAGATCACAGACCGAACTCTGCAAACCCCTACCCGTATTATCCTTGACGAATCCATCATTCCCAAGAAATACGCCCGTGTGGTCTTGCACTGCATGTACACTGATGCTGTGGACCTTTCGCTGGTGCTGCGTGGGAGCCCTTCTGAAGGCAGTCTTGGTGAAGTTCAAGCGCTGGTGGCTGGAAGAGGGTGCATGAGTCGGGCCGAAGAGGCCATGGAGCTCTACCACATCGCCCTCTTCTTGGAGTTCAGCATGCTGGCTCAGGGTAAGTCTTAGCATCTCTTTTATCCATATTTTCTAGTTGTTGTCTTACGCTCCCCTTCCATTCCTCCCCCAGCTTTGTTTATTGCCTGATTAATTCACAGACTATCAAGGGAAGACCGGAGGAAAAGGGTGGGGTTTGCTGTGTAGTTTATTTTCCTCATGTTGGGAGTACTGTTTGTGAAACATTCCCATTTGTGCCAAACAACAAAGCACTGCAATCTCTGCGATTCTCTTAATACCCTTATCCATTTCCTGCctgtattaattatatttaggAAGTTTCTAAGGGCTGCAGAATTGGTCCTGTTGTTAGAAGGGTGTACTTAATGACCAAAAATGACATAAATCTGCTTCATGGTCAACTTTCTCTGAAGCAGCCCTACATTACACTGTTAACTTTCCTTTGTGCATTATGGCAGGAGGTAGAAGAATAGGTCACCTCTCTCAAGTTGTGGTTTGTGTTCTGGATTCGAATGTCTTATTTCTACTGTTGATGTGTGCTGCAGGGTATAGCTATTGATTTGTATTTAATGTCCTGAGTCTGTAGTTTCTGAAAATGGCTGTTGATtgagccagtttttttttttcttcttcttttcttttttttttttaagaaggtaTTATTACTTTTTGGTTGGGTTGTGTTATACAGCTAATGCATATCTTGATATTTTGTATGCCTTTTAATGATATTTGATATAGGTTTCTCTATTACATTGTTTAAAAGGTTTATACATCCATTTAAGCACATTCAATGTTTTATGCCAGAGGTAAAATGTGGACAAATTTTTACTACGTACATAATTTTTCAGTAGATGAACCACAGTATTAtaaagaatatcatcaaaaattaTTTGTATCAATGCTCAAACATAACACTGTATGTACCaatgataaattattaataaagttaGAGACTAAAATATCATAATGTTATCTGCTAGGTACAGATATATGTGtgaatgttaaattatttaaaatcttttatttagCAAGTTATCTTAGCagagtttaaattatataaactgGTTAGTACATAATTCAGATAATCATGTATAATAGTTAGTGGTGTGATGAGACTAGACTGGGTTCACGAAAATGAGATGAGAcatgatttttataattttttttttaaaataaatcctcAATGATGAAATACAAAGGGATTCTTTTATTCAACtgattttattggttttgtctcatcatgCTGGGAGacgggcatcacagtatgttaaggggcgtaacatttctgtcagacacttgaggcattcggccaatcacaacatactggatagctggccaatcagagcacaccttgctagggctgtgacggttgccgtgacaactgCGTCACCAGGGTGGTCAGTTGCTACcgtggttgtctactgccaccggcggtagtgcacgtgacgtcacaaactatatagcaagcataatacaaagttttgtatataagtgtaataactgtaatagttgcacattctaagtctatggtaattaacaaattacctcaaacacagcgtttcctttagattggaagATTTGAgtgcaggaaaatacagttttaattaattaatttagtgttggccgatggatcttgttgggaaagcaaataccacctcaccgatctggagtcatctgaattcatgtcacccatcggcgtttgcacaagttctcgagatcgcaaacgctggctggtcaggtttggtgaggctttctccaaactggccaattACAAACGAGACGGCGATAAATAAAAGaaggtaacaagaaatatggcaatggattcctatttcaaagagagcgcgtgcagatgaggagttagctactgagcttgcttggtggcggaaaagtaaaccggacgcaacacaatcGCGTTgtgacaggtttagtctgtctagtgtctatacaggacatttgaactgtGTCGCCTACCTCACAGACCGGatgggggatttatcatgtcgtgttgtgctgcatccagtgtagcatcactacTTATAAGGAGTATTTTGTCacgctgcgtcgctcgcgtccgttagacagggtgtatttaactttcttatttaggctactttcttgtaacctaaataagcattatttctttgatatttattttagtgttttgcaggcggcgttcactgacagaagtgctcaaataaacacgaactgacgagttgatgtgttagatgagtgatttctagacgtgcatacatataaatatatcctgtatataatatatataaaatatattacatgcatgcacagtttaagtcagctttaatcacctttttgggCCTTtttgaccacgacactgcttgcatatagtttatttcgcagtttgatatgaaaggatacgcacaaaggaagcacgcatcgcctttgagcacaggaccgtccgcgctcgcttaacttgcacctgataataaagtgaagtggagcgcgtgtctgaaacgtttcctgttcagtcattctgattgcgactgaataaattcacttcttgtcatgagaaaaagtgacagaagcagcagttgtgagtggatGGCCATCCctgcccctacgtaaaataatttgaatacgttaaactggaaaaaaatgatCGCCTTCGTttacgagcaaattttgacactaatgttatatatatatatatatatatatatatatatatatatatatatatatatatatatatatatatatatatatatatat encodes:
- the btbd7 gene encoding BTB/POZ domain-containing protein 7 isoform X2 produces the protein MGVNASSYPHSCSPRFGGNSQTQQTFIGASYAPQGYGGESKLYSLEHGPEKPQDKKKKSSGLATLKRRFIKRRKSSRSADHARQMRELLSGWDVRDVNALVEEYEGTAALKELSLQAGLARPEARTLQRDLATLYQHKYCTDVDLIFQDSCFPAHRAILAARCPFFKTLLSSSPVYGAEVLLDVGTVGMDAPMFSSLLHYLYTGELGSEDVRLQNVDVLVRLSEEFGTPNSLEADMRNLSEHMPYFDSLLSFSSDSELVEAFGAGGPVPSGTGVGNAGVNHSSPDEELRAHKAVLSARSHFFRNLLQRRIRSGEEITDRTLQTPTRIILDESIIPKKYARVVLHCMYTDAVDLSLVLRGSPSEGSLGEVQALVAGRGCMSRAEEAMELYHIALFLEFSMLAQALFIA